A genome region from Microbacterium terricola includes the following:
- a CDS encoding hotdog fold thioesterase, whose product MTESTVPSDALRWALDRGVGALAEKMGFTWVELNPERAVATMPVEGNTQPVGLMHGGAYVVLGESLGSMHANLLAGEGRLAVGVDINATHTRSATAGTVTGVCTPIHVGRSITVHEIVVTDDQGRRCSTVRITNMIRDLPSA is encoded by the coding sequence ATGACCGAGTCCACCGTGCCGTCCGATGCCCTGCGCTGGGCGCTCGATCGGGGCGTGGGGGCGCTCGCCGAGAAGATGGGCTTCACCTGGGTGGAGCTGAACCCCGAGCGCGCTGTGGCGACCATGCCGGTCGAGGGCAACACGCAGCCCGTGGGTCTCATGCACGGCGGCGCATACGTCGTCCTCGGCGAGTCCCTCGGCTCGATGCACGCCAACCTTCTGGCCGGAGAGGGCCGCCTGGCGGTCGGCGTCGACATCAACGCGACCCACACCCGATCGGCCACGGCCGGCACGGTCACCGGCGTGTGCACGCCGATCCACGTCGGTCGGTCGATCACCGTCCACGAGATCGTCGTCACCGACGATCAGGGACGCCGCTGCTCGACGGTGCGGATCACGAACATGATCCGCGACCTGCCTTCGGCCTGA
- a CDS encoding ANTAR domain-containing response regulator yields the protein MTEQEQPAAPTASAPRRVVVAEDESLIRLDIVEILRDNGFDVVGEAGDGETAVQLATELRPDLVIMDVKMPQLDGISAAEKLSKNHIAPVVLLTAFSQKELVERASEAGALAYVVKPFTPNDLLPAIEIALARYEQIITLEAEVADMVERFETRKLVDRAKGLLNEKMGLSEPEAFRWIQKASMDRRLTMQDVAKAIIEQLAPKKA from the coding sequence GTGACCGAGCAAGAGCAGCCCGCTGCGCCCACCGCATCCGCCCCGCGTCGTGTCGTCGTCGCAGAAGACGAGTCGCTCATCCGCCTCGACATCGTGGAGATCCTCCGCGACAACGGGTTCGACGTCGTCGGCGAGGCCGGTGACGGCGAGACGGCTGTCCAGCTGGCCACCGAGCTGCGTCCCGACCTCGTGATCATGGACGTGAAGATGCCCCAGCTCGACGGCATCTCGGCCGCCGAGAAGCTCAGCAAGAACCACATCGCTCCGGTCGTGCTGCTGACCGCGTTCAGTCAGAAGGAGCTCGTCGAGCGCGCCAGCGAAGCCGGCGCCCTCGCGTACGTCGTGAAGCCCTTCACCCCGAACGACCTGCTGCCCGCGATCGAGATCGCGCTGGCCCGCTACGAGCAGATCATCACGCTCGAGGCCGAGGTCGCCGACATGGTCGAGCGCTTCGAGACCCGCAAGCTCGTCGACCGGGCCAAGGGCCTGCTGAACGAGAAGATGGGTCTGTCCGAGCCCGAGGCGTTCCGCTGGATCCAGAAGGCCTCGATGGACCGCCGCCTCACGATGCAGGATGTCGCGAAGGCCATCATCGAGCAGCTGGCCCCGAAGAAGGCCTGA
- a CDS encoding SHOCT domain-containing protein produces MFLGDFFWMLLWFVYVVSYFFVVIFVIMDLFRDDTVGGWGKAAWIFFLIFVPLITALVYVIARGSGIAERARAEHYRAPEEDSYRPSASTSPADDIARAQQLLDAGTITQGEFDALKSKALGNQYFGA; encoded by the coding sequence ATGTTCCTTGGGGATTTCTTCTGGATGCTGCTGTGGTTCGTCTACGTCGTCTCTTATTTCTTCGTCGTGATCTTCGTGATCATGGATCTGTTCCGCGACGACACCGTCGGGGGATGGGGCAAGGCGGCCTGGATCTTCTTCCTGATCTTCGTGCCGCTGATCACGGCACTCGTCTACGTCATCGCCCGCGGCAGCGGCATCGCGGAGCGTGCGCGCGCTGAGCACTACCGCGCGCCGGAAGAGGACTCGTACCGCCCGTCGGCGTCGACGAGCCCCGCCGACGACATCGCGCGTGCGCAGCAGCTGCTCGACGCGGGCACGATCACGCAGGGCGAGTTCGACGCGCTGAAGAGCAAGGCTCTCGGCAACCAGTACTTCGGTGCCTGA
- the pyk gene encoding pyruvate kinase translates to MRRAKIVATLGPATDSYEMVRAIIEAGVDVTRFNLSHGSYSEHEKRFANVRKAADDADRAVAILVDLQGPKIRLGKFAAGPHDLAEGDIFKITTDDIEGTKEIVSTTFKGLPADVKPGDFLLIDDGKVRVEVVSVDGPVVTTKVIVAGAVSNNKGINLPGVAVNVPALSDKDEADLRWGLQAGADLIALSFVRNAADVQRVHEIMAEEGRKIPVIAKIEKPQAVDNLEEIIDAFDGIMVARGDLGVELPLEAVPIVQKRAVELCRRMAKPVIVATQMLESMIENPVPTRAETSDVANAVLDGADAVMLSGETSVGKYPVVVVETMARIVASTEDHGLERIAPMTAKPRTQGGAITLAAIEVADFVDAKYLCLFTESGDTARRMSRLRPKIPMLAFAPDPAIRRRMALTWGIQSTLVEHVAHTDLMYLQVDNHLLGNGLAEVGDRVVVISGSPPGIIGSTNDIRIHKVGDAVHGKAPIYRDHA, encoded by the coding sequence ATGAGACGCGCCAAGATCGTCGCCACGCTGGGCCCCGCCACCGACTCGTATGAGATGGTCCGGGCGATCATCGAGGCCGGAGTGGACGTCACCCGCTTCAACCTCAGCCACGGGAGCTACTCCGAGCACGAGAAGCGCTTCGCCAACGTGCGCAAGGCCGCAGACGACGCCGATCGCGCCGTCGCCATCCTGGTCGACCTCCAGGGCCCCAAGATCCGCCTGGGCAAGTTCGCCGCCGGGCCGCACGACCTGGCCGAGGGTGACATCTTCAAGATCACCACCGACGACATCGAGGGCACGAAGGAGATCGTCTCGACGACCTTCAAGGGTCTGCCTGCCGACGTCAAGCCGGGCGACTTCCTGCTCATCGACGACGGCAAGGTCCGCGTCGAGGTCGTGAGCGTCGACGGTCCCGTCGTGACGACGAAGGTCATCGTCGCCGGCGCCGTGTCCAACAACAAGGGCATCAACCTGCCCGGCGTCGCCGTGAACGTCCCCGCCCTGTCCGACAAGGACGAGGCGGATCTCCGCTGGGGCCTGCAGGCGGGCGCCGACCTCATCGCACTGTCGTTCGTGCGCAACGCCGCCGACGTGCAGCGCGTGCACGAGATCATGGCGGAAGAGGGACGCAAGATCCCCGTCATCGCGAAGATCGAGAAGCCGCAGGCGGTCGACAACCTCGAGGAGATCATCGACGCCTTCGACGGCATCATGGTCGCCCGCGGCGACCTGGGTGTCGAGCTCCCGCTCGAAGCCGTGCCGATCGTGCAGAAGCGCGCGGTCGAGCTCTGCCGCCGCATGGCCAAGCCGGTCATCGTGGCCACGCAGATGCTCGAGTCGATGATCGAGAACCCCGTGCCCACCCGCGCGGAGACCAGCGACGTCGCCAACGCCGTCCTCGACGGCGCCGACGCGGTCATGCTGTCGGGCGAGACGAGCGTCGGCAAGTACCCGGTCGTCGTGGTCGAGACGATGGCACGCATCGTGGCATCCACCGAGGACCACGGTCTCGAGCGCATCGCGCCGATGACGGCCAAGCCGCGCACGCAGGGCGGGGCGATCACGCTCGCCGCGATCGAGGTCGCCGACTTCGTCGACGCCAAGTACCTGTGCCTGTTCACCGAATCGGGTGACACCGCGCGGCGCATGTCGCGCCTGCGCCCGAAGATCCCGATGCTGGCGTTCGCGCCCGATCCCGCGATCCGCCGGCGGATGGCCCTCACCTGGGGCATCCAGTCGACGCTCGTCGAGCACGTCGCCCACACCGACCTCATGTACCTTCAGGTCGACAACCACCTGCTGGGCAACGGACTGGCCGAAGTCGGCGACCGCGTGGTCGTCATCTCCGGCTCGCCTCCCGGAATCATCGGGTCGACCAACGACATCCGCATCCACAAGGTCGGCGACGCCGTCCACGGCAAGGCACCGATCTACCGCGACCACGCCTGA
- a CDS encoding glutamate synthase subunit beta: protein MADPKGFLKVTERELPARRPVPVRIMDWKEVYEPGDPAVLRRQAGRCMDCGIPFCHKGCPLGNLIPEWNDLTWRGEGRSAIERLHATNNFPEFTGRLCPAPCESSCVLGINQPAVTIKQIEVSIIDQAFSSGWVEAEPPARLTGKTIAVVGSGPAGLAAAQQLTRAGHTVAVFERDDRIGGLLRYGIPDFKMEKRHLESRLRQMQDEGTRFRAGVEIGKDISWSDLRARYDAVVIATGATVPRELAIPGRDLAGVHFAMEYLVESNKATAGDAVANQITAEGKHVIVIGGGDTGADCIGTAHRQGALSVTNLAIGKQPPASRPDHQPWPMSPTVFEVQSAHEEGGERAYLASTVEFLGNEVGEVRALRLAETEYTSDGRRVPKSGTEREIPADLVLIAMGFTGPERTALEEQLGAQFTGRGNVDRAADWQTTAPGVFVAGDAGRGQSLIVWAIAEGRAAAAAVDEFLMGTTSLPSPVRPTDIAIGLQPA from the coding sequence GTGGCTGACCCGAAGGGCTTTCTGAAGGTCACCGAGCGTGAGCTGCCCGCGCGGCGGCCCGTTCCGGTGCGCATCATGGACTGGAAAGAGGTCTATGAGCCGGGTGACCCGGCCGTGCTGCGCCGCCAGGCCGGCCGCTGCATGGACTGCGGCATCCCGTTCTGCCACAAGGGCTGTCCGCTCGGCAACCTCATCCCGGAGTGGAACGACCTCACCTGGCGCGGGGAGGGCCGCTCGGCCATCGAGCGCCTGCACGCGACCAACAACTTCCCCGAGTTCACCGGTCGGCTCTGTCCCGCACCGTGCGAGAGCTCGTGCGTGCTGGGCATCAACCAGCCCGCGGTGACGATCAAGCAGATCGAGGTCTCGATCATCGATCAGGCCTTCTCGAGCGGCTGGGTCGAGGCCGAGCCGCCGGCGCGGCTGACCGGCAAGACCATCGCGGTCGTCGGATCGGGTCCGGCCGGACTCGCCGCCGCCCAGCAGCTCACCCGCGCAGGCCACACCGTCGCCGTCTTCGAGCGCGACGACCGCATCGGCGGCCTGCTGCGCTACGGCATCCCCGACTTCAAGATGGAGAAGCGTCACCTCGAGTCGCGCCTGCGTCAGATGCAGGACGAGGGCACGCGCTTCCGCGCGGGGGTCGAGATCGGCAAGGACATCTCCTGGTCGGACCTGCGTGCGCGCTACGACGCGGTGGTCATCGCCACCGGCGCGACGGTGCCGCGCGAGCTGGCCATCCCCGGTCGCGACCTGGCGGGCGTCCACTTCGCCATGGAGTACCTGGTCGAGTCGAACAAGGCGACCGCCGGCGACGCCGTCGCGAACCAGATCACCGCAGAGGGCAAGCACGTGATCGTGATCGGCGGTGGCGACACCGGTGCGGACTGCATCGGGACCGCACACCGTCAGGGTGCGCTCAGCGTCACGAACCTCGCCATCGGCAAGCAGCCTCCCGCATCCCGTCCGGACCACCAGCCGTGGCCGATGTCGCCGACGGTCTTCGAGGTGCAGTCCGCGCACGAGGAGGGCGGCGAACGCGCCTACCTCGCCTCGACCGTGGAGTTCCTCGGCAACGAGGTCGGCGAGGTCCGGGCGCTGCGCCTGGCGGAGACCGAGTACACGAGCGACGGCCGCCGCGTCCCCAAGAGCGGCACCGAGCGCGAGATCCCCGCCGACCTGGTCCTGATCGCGATGGGCTTCACCGGCCCGGAGCGCACCGCCCTGGAAGAGCAGCTCGGTGCCCAGTTCACCGGCCGCGGCAACGTCGACCGCGCGGCGGACTGGCAGACGACGGCGCCTGGCGTCTTCGTCGCCGGCGACGCCGGACGCGGCCAGTCGCTCATCGTGTGGGCCATCGCCGAGGGTCGCGCGGCCGCAGCCGCGGTCGACGAGTTCCTCATGGGCACCACGTCGCTGCCGTCGCCGGTGCGACCGACAGATATCGCGATCGGACTCCAGCCCGCGTAG